From the Cydia pomonella isolate Wapato2018A chromosome 11, ilCydPomo1, whole genome shotgun sequence genome, one window contains:
- the LOC133523129 gene encoding uncharacterized protein LOC133523129, whose translation MVLLGPSINAIRQLVNKCENYAEQHGLRYNSKKSEVMIFKSNKYNPTVVPPVMLGGVPLKVADQFKYLGHIVTPDLRDDADIERERRALSVRGNMIARRFARCTKEVKITLFKAYCQTFYTSSLWVSHTQRTYNTLRVLYNNIFRMLMKLPRRSSASAMFAEARTDGLHAVRRKRVASLLNRVRGSSNTILSMFAERLNCPMTKHWVEIITGQTK comes from the coding sequence atggtgctgctggGACCCTCCATCAACGCAATTAGGCAACTGGTTAACAAATGTGAGAATTATGCCGAACAACATGGCTTGAGGTACAACTCTAAAAAGAGTGAAGTTATGATATTTAAATCGAATAAATATAACCCGACAGTTGTGCCTCCGGTAATGTTGGGCGGCGTTCCACTAAAGGTAGCGGACCAGTTTAAATATCTAGGGCACATAGTCACGCCGGACTTGCGAGACGATGCGGATATAGAGAGGGAGAGGAGGGCCTTGTCTGTGCGAGGTAACATGATTGCCCGCAGGTTCGCTCGGTGTACGAAGGAAGtaaaaatcacattatttaAGGCTTATTGCCAAACCTTCTACACCAGCAGCCTGTGGGTGAGTCATACGCAGCGCACATACAATACGCTCAGGGTtctatataataacatattcaGGATGCTGATGAAGCTGCCGCGACGTTCCAGTGCGTCGGCTATGTTCGCAGAGGCGCGCACTGATGGCTTGCACGCCGTCAGAAGGAAGAGAGTAGCGTCACTGCTGAACAGAGTACGCGGCAGCTCCAACACCATCCTGAGCATGTTCGCTGAGCGCTTGAACTGCCCCATGACAAAACACTGGGTAGAAATCATCACTGGCCAAACAAAGTGA